Genomic segment of Siniperca chuatsi isolate FFG_IHB_CAS linkage group LG16, ASM2008510v1, whole genome shotgun sequence:
CGTAGCATGGAGCTGAGCAACAGCAGTTACCAGAGGCAGCtggctgcagagaggaagaagaccATCAGTGCCCAGGATGAGATCAGGACTctacaggaggagctggagcgACTGACCAATAAACTCAAGGTCCATcatacacaaaaatatacataactgaaacaaactgtatttttctgtgtattcagtgcataacattttcatttcttgtcaggagaaggagagagaactAGATGCCAAGAACATCTATTCCAACCGCATGATGAAACCCTCACAAAGAAAAGATATTGACAATGGCACAAAGCGGAAGGGTAACGGCTAACCACTGATGGCTGTTCATGGTTGTTATGCATTTGTAAACTGTAAATACTtccatcattttttttattggtcaTGAAACTAAGGATGGTTTGGAATAGGATTAGCAAAATTAACTCTAATTAATAATCGGATTTTGTTTCACACATAGTCCCCAGCAGGAACAGCACCAAGGCAGTGCAGACTAAAGACAGGCTGTCTAGTCCGGATTTCCCCACACCTCCCCCTGCCGTCACCGATGCCAATGAGTACAGTGAAGAGGCACCTGACGAATACCTATCATTCAAGGTAATGTAGCTCCACTTCACTTTACCCCAACGTCTGCACTTCATcttctgtcactgttttttgtCATTCACCTCTtaagtctctttctctcaatcAACTGATGCCAACAGGGGCTGGACAGagtggacagacaggcagagactgAGGACAGACATCAAAAGTGGGAACAGCAGaagatgagagacagagaaaaagaaagggataAGGAGTTGGTGAAGGAGAAAgagcaggagaaagaggagaaacagcAACTCAACCAGGAGCTAAATGTGCTAAAGGAGAAGACAAAGAGACTAAGAGATGGTAAGATAAGCAAAGATTATACATATGCAACCCTATTGAGAAAATTAGTAAAAGGCACAAAAAAGCAACAGTAATGGCTGTATTGTATGTCCACAGgctgggagaaagaaaaagaggaagaagacagaaagaggacaAGTTCCTTGTTAAACCAGGAAGAAGAGAATAACAGGAAGTGTGGCCATGTCCAGGAAGAGGTGGAGAGGTGGAATCAGGAGGCTCTGGCCAATCGGCAAGCAGCAGAGGAAGCACGTCGCAAAAAAGAACAGCTGCTAGCTAAGATGCGTGAAATAGACCGTCACAACCACGGAGCCCAGGACACCATGTTTGCTGAGTCTAGTCCTTCTGAATCCAATAAGGGTGCCAGTGACCATTCTTCTCCTCGTCCTCCTGAGCAGAGGGACCATAACTCTTCAATTTTTAAGCTCACCAAATCAGAGGATTCAGTCAGTGTGCGCACTGATGCTGGAAGCAGGGAAGGTGGAAGGAGAAGATCAGGCAACGAGGGTGGAGCTGTTACAACAGGACTGGGGAGGAGAGCACCACGGTCCCAAATCTCCGGTGACGACTTGGCATTCGGAAGCTACGCACCTTCTTTTGGAAATTCAGCTTCCCGAGGTTCTTCAGGcttccctccacctcctcccatAGAGGATGGGGACTCTGCATTAGAAGCAATAGGTGTTTTTAGTCTCAGAGGggtggagatggagaaagaaaaggaaacagaaagaggagtGGGGAATGACAGGAAGTCTAGCCTCATGCAGCAGCTGTTTGGTGCCCTGGCAACACCTGCTGGTGACGGTGTGAGCACCTCCAATAAAATGGAGGTCCTCAACAGTCCTCCAACTACCAATGGAGTACGTTCAAGAAGGGAAGGACTGCTCAGCTTCAACTCAGGGTCTTTCACCCCTCCAGCATCCTCCATCAACACCCTGCACATTGCAGATAGCAGACCTGCCATCCGTGCCATCACCTCATTTGATGATGACATAGAGGAACTTACTTTATGAAATTAATTTAGATTTGAAGTGGTCAGTCTCATAGCAGGCCGCCACACTGTGAGGTGATTTCCATAATATAAAAGATTGAGTGATAAACATGGTCTGTGATAAATTCAGTCTGAACACTATTCATTTCCCAATACAAATGTCAACATTATCAACAGAAGTTTCTGCAAAGAATCTAAAATACTGTATGATAAATCATGTGTTACtgtctttaatgtttcattaTGTAGAATATTTGTAATTTAATGTGATCTTTGAACATTTAGGTGCATGTGTGTAGACACATGGATGACAAAGATAGTTGTCGCAGTGTTGCTGAAACTGGTAATATAGGACTCTTTGATTTGGTTTAATGCTAGCTGAACTTACCGTGTAAGTGTTGTGTAAACTGTGGCTTTTAACTTCTTGCACTTGTTAAATTTGAAGAGGTTCCTCAGGTTGCATTCCACCTTCTCTGGTAGAACATGACTGGTCGATAgcagaacacaacacacaccatCCCTGCCCCTAGAATATTTCTCCAATAAACAAGCGCAAACGGTCACGATGAAACAGATTTTGGCTACAAATCACATCTCTTTGCGTTTCGCATTTTAGCGCTTTGCCATATTATTTAGTAATAATACTTTGTGGTTGCTGTTATTATTGATTGGTTTGGGATCCTACATTTCTTTGTGCATCTGTAGTTGGACAAAGTTTATTCCAACAAGTTTGGGCACAGTAATGTTTGAGTTATTTTAGAGTCCATGCCATAAGAATATACCACTAAGCAATATGACAATCACAGTATGTTTAGACTGCTAGCTGAATGTTCaacaattatataattatatatctatataacaggttatttttaaaacttttattatAAAACTTGATAAAAATGGCAATTTTCTGCAGGTTTATAACAACCAATATTATATTGATAAGATACCAATTAAGGAAGTTACAAGGAAAATGTCATTGACCCTATAGAAACATGCCAATGCCCTACAAATGATGGAAAATAGTTAATATAAACTCAATGAAAGCTGGTGTAAttgtgtgtgaaattaaatcagtctagtgtgtattgtgttttaaCCTATCTTATTCATTCCATGGCTTTAACAAACACCtaactcacacgcacacacacatacagactcaaaCATGTTCCAAGACCCTTGTCCCCTTGTCCCCCGTCTCCTGATGGCAGCAGACAATCAGCACTAAAACTAACTGCTGTAGAAGCTGCAAGCTATATTGAAGTGAATAGACAAAATGCTCTATTTttatctatatttatttatgttgagTTCTTATAGACTTGCATTCCATGATAAAAATCACTACAGCTTCTTACAGCAACTCCTAATGTGGCACAAGGCACAAGCTGTAAAATTAAtacttgtatatatttttagatttttgaagAGCTCTTTGTATTTATTCTGGCAGAATATATTGTAGTAACTTTCTAGTGGATGAAATGTGTAACCAATGAAAACTTTATGGTTAATCAGTCTGTATTCGTGTTTccaatttttcacattttgtacTTATTGTCCAATTGTATTTTtcttgaatgaaaataaatgatagtAAGAGTGAAGCTGTTGCTTAGCTATAAGTCTGTGGCGCACTTGCATTAATATTCATGCGGCGGGAAGTCTGATAGGGATTCCTGGGACGTCTCCAAGCAACCAGAACCTGACGCAACCTTCCCGCCCCTCCTCCGGTAGCTCTCTGCCCAAAAACAAGTGGACCGTGGAGCTGTTAGGGGAATAACATCAGCGAGAGAGCGGGCTTGTGATGGTCTTCACTGATGCGGCTGCTTGGACTCAGGGTGGCGGACTACAAGTTGGACTGCAGTAGGGGAATTCTTACAAGGTAAACGAGCCACGCAGTTTGAATTACAGTATTTCAGATGATGCCGGCAGTGTATCATCTTGCAGCACGGTATCGGAATAAGAATGAATGTCTGCTCATGTGTAGAAAATGTGAACGCAACATCACTGTTTATCCGTGCGTGACGTTAAGTTAAACTTTAGCCTTCATGTAGtatcatttttgtacagaaattATGCTAAGCTATTTCCTTAAGACACCAATTGGAACTAGCAACACGTGGTTGCCTTTATGCTGAGAAAAACTAGGCTACATGAACAAAATGAGAGTAAAGTATGAAATTCGTAAACTAATTCTTAAACTAAGAATGCTAAAGCATATTGCTGTTACATTAGCAATGTTTTGTGTTGACGTTTTTTTTCACCCTTAAAAAGTTATTAAGGAGAGACACTTTTCTTATTCTTACACATATAATGTTGTCATagtttactttgtgtgtgtgtgtgtgtgtgtgtgcgcctgtgttGTGCAGGACTACAACCTATCTCACAAAGCTATACAGACATAACATTACAGTTTGTATTATAGTAATAAGGCCTGTTTCACTTTATGGtgattaaagacaaaaagagtcATGTTTGATGGTCACAATGACATTTACATGGATGCTGCTACAGAGTATCTTAGAATTATTTTAGAGGTTTTTTTTAAGTATCGTAGCCtctccaaatgtgttttttatttaaattcatcCCTCCTTCTGAATATATACAACCAGTAAAGAACACCTGTTGATACTGATATCCGGTATTGTGATTGGTTTAGGCTGTTCATATTTTGAACCACAGACTGTTTTATTAAGTTTCTGTTGCCATAACGAAGGATTCCAATTTGCCGCAGTAATTGGGTGTTTACCTTTATGAATAGATTCTGTGTTTTGTACTCATCTCTTTGAGTCATCTTGTGATCCTGCTGATGATTTCTATAGATAATGCTCATATTCTCATATTCAATGTATATCAGCACATAATCAACCCTCAAGTTTGAAATATAACACCTTTGAATGGAAATGACTCAGAGGTGTGTTATGTTATAGATAGAGAGATACACACTAAAGCCTTGTTTGTTATTTAGACATGACTGCATGTTCCACATAGGAGAGCCAGACTTCATAAGCCAGACCAGGTTTTGGAATCTCATAGTCCAAcaccacaaaatacattttattggtGTGGCAACACTGCGACTGGTTGCTGCTGAGCAATCAAATTCTGCTGCCTTGAAACCAGAGGAATGTATGGGTAATGCTTGGTGATTTGGAAGCCAGTTTAGACATTTAGATAATGGGGATAAATGGTCTTTTTTCCCTAAAAGATTTGCCCGTGTTTGTATTTGCCCCAGGCTGCATTTGATATTCAGGACGTAAATTTTGGCTTCCTTAAGATTTCCTGCTGGTCTATTCAAAAATGGCTGGGTTCACCAAAAGTGTCTCTTAAATGATCAAGCAGCCAACAAGTGGTTTTTGCTGTTATGACTTTAAAccctttatttctttataattGTGATCACAGCTTGTTATATATTTGCGTACACACACCTTTCCTTTCCCTGTCTTTTTAAACCTCTTGGCTCTGCAGTTCCTATTCACAATTTAAATCACTTGTACATACAGGGTCCTTACAAACTCTTTAAAAATGCATGCGGCATGGATTTTCCTCCTTCTTTATTGGTCTCCTGTAACAATGTGGTCTCCAGAGACAGTAACACACAGATTCCTTTAAAGAATAAGGAGAGGATCCATTCCCATGCATTCATAAGTCAGCTACTATGCACAGTCAGAGGTCTATTTTACCTTGCAAAACAGCCAAGCCTATCATTAGATACAAGTGCAATGACTTCACTGCTGGTCTGCTGTGCCCATTATGGAATAACTGAGCACTAACCACTTTTTGAGTGCTTGAAGACTTTGGAAGAGGATACTGGGTCAGATTAAAAAATACTGAGATTTGGATTTGGATGCCATATGTTGTGGTGTAAACTAAATTACccatgctagctgcatggctttatggatggcaatgttagTCTGtaggtcggtccaccactttagtccaggctaaaatactttaaaaaaaaaactttttcaatggaaattttgtacagatgtcCATGGCCACCAGAGgaagaatcctgctgactttAGTTATCTCCTGAAGTTTCCTCTCTAGCACTGCCATGATGTTGACAtggttttaagttaaatatctTGGTAGCTATTGAATGAATAGCGTGAAATTTGATAAAGACAGTCACTTCCTCTTCATGATGATGCTGGTTATCctctgcaaatgttagcatgctaacacactaaactgttgacacacacacattgttgaattgtgtgtttttgtaaaaaaaaaaaaatgttcaggaTCCGTTAAAGTAATTttgcaaatgtgtattattGTTACAtatgtttttagccataacTAGAAGGTTTACTGTAAAAGAGCCAGACTGTCAGCCATTGTGCCCAACTAACTGCCAGTCGTCTGTCACTTCAAGGCAATAAGCCCCGAGGACAGGAGGTGGAAAATTGCTGATTCATTTACAGTGCCTGTGTCGTTGCTATGGAAACAATTTGTTCCTGTTAAATTAAAATCCTGGAGGTGTGTTCCCTCAGTATGCTGATCCTTTATTATTTGATATGTGGGAAGCCAAATGCTCAATCTAAATCAGTTTACAGAATGAAGGAGAACGCGGAGAGAAAGTGCACACAAATTTCATTAAACTTATCATTCAGTCTTTCTGAGATACAGTATGACTATCCGGTCATACAACTGAGCCTGTCATGCGAACGTTGAGGCGTAGCCTTTTTGTCATATGTCACGTTAGTTTTGTGTCTTGTCATTTGGAGGTGGTTGCCAGTGGCACAATCAGCAAATGTTTCATAACttgcttcttctcttctctgcagTTCTTAAGACACTCTGCCtccaaaacagattttaagGATCTTTTGAAGATTGGACGCAGGAAAGACAAAAACCTACAACTATGGTCATTTgtaacaacaaatgaaaaacagatatctttatctatttttattttgagacatttttaaGGAGCTTTTTGCATTTAGCAGATTAATGATGAACGCACCCTCAGGTCCTCAGATTATGGTGGACAGGGCTTGTGTCCAAGAGGAAGCAGAATGTGGAGAAGACGTGGATTTGTCTACAGACGACCATCTCATGAACTTGAAGGCCTTGACGGAGAAATTAAGACTGGAGACCAGGAGACCTTCTTACTTGGAGTGGAAAGCCCGGCTCGAGGCGGAAAGCTCCAGAGAGTCAGGAACTGGAAAAGGCCCAATCCAAGTTGAGCTTGAAGGCAAAGTAATCTCTCCCAAAGAGACTGTAGTGAACTCTGATGTGATTCAGTGCAAGTTGCCATCAGGTGTACTGAAGGGATTTGGGAACATCGATGAAGCTCTCAGTTGGCTGAGGAGAGAACTGGTGAGACAAAATTTAGTTCTTTACAATGTACAAGTGTATCATCTATCTTTGGAATATCGGGCAGTTTTCTATAAGTTTGGCATctctaaaatattttatttagtttagtaTTTGCAGCCAGTGGATGGCCCTATTTCAAAGATATTGTTTAGGCACTTAGCtctaatacatacagtatattaaatacTTGAGATTCAAATACACactttcattcacatttttaatttgaagaGCTTAATAATTTTGCAGTTAAAGGCCAGAATAGAAAATAACTTCCTGCTACTTAGCTAATTAGAATTTAACAATGGACACAAATGTCCAATTACTGGCCAGAAGAATCCCATTCACATTAGTGGGTGAGATTGATTGGGACCCAACTGAGCAACTCCATCCGTGGACAATTCTAGTTGATTAAGTGGTTAATCAGCAGGTTGTTTGAGCAccactgttttctgtctctctatcaGACAGACATGCGCTTGCAGGACCAGCAGTTGGCGAGGCAGCTCATGCGGCTCCGGAACGACATCAATAAGCTGAAGATAGAGCAGACATGCCACCTGCATCGCCGGATGCTCAATAACGCCACCTTCGGCCTTGAGGAGCGGGACGAGCTGTCAGACCTGCTGTGCGAATGTCCAGTCACCCCAGGGCTCGGCCTCTCTGCCCCGCTGAGACTCATCGGCGTCACCAAGATGAACATTAACTCTCGCCGTTTCTCGCTCTGCTAGTGGCAGTGATTGCACTTGAGGCAGAAAATCCTGAAAACAAAGCTAATACTATCTTTGCTCCAGTGCAGCATGCCAGCCATGGCCAGATGTTAGATAGTGGTGAAATCCTTTGTGCATTTAGGGCTTGACCACAATGTTTTGAGGATGAACCTAGATGTAAACCCTATTTTTCAGTCCCTATAATCAAAGAGAGAGATTTAGGTAATGTGTATTATTTAGAAAGAAGAATTTGAGTGTAGTAGGTACATACATAGTGTTTTTGCCACAAAACTATACATGGCAGCTATATACAGAAACCTCTTTTAAACCGCAGGAGATTTTAGACCTTTTGACcatcatgacatgaaacagaATACTTACTTTTTAAACTTAAGTAAAGCAATCTCAAGCTTGTTCCTGTCTAGTTATCAGTTATACTGTTATCGTTACCCTATATATTGCCATATACTTTGGTTGTTTGCTGGGGCTTTTCGTGGTTTCTATCTACAAGCAGAGATTCactatttaaatat
This window contains:
- the lca5 gene encoding lebercilin, with the protein product MESESINDPYEDNRDVDQRSSSTKKASRESSFQKRKKNFRDKIQDKDEKDGCVESRSKTRIWHSDPDRDQISDGEGRRSSRSFYSEDYENESPSEGSLSPYSQSRTSSPTPQRGVRARRISSSPLYKTGGVGRRGVSRPLRPGGQPLTQQHRRGVRSQSKESTPPKDLDLVTKRMLSARLLKINELRNALAELQQRTDELQKENRILRQLQVRQEKALQRYDDTESEISQLLLRHTNETHVLRERLRRTQERERAAERRLKDSEEQLQRSQATIARLKKLVDQRELGARDELSRRLEEEKARAQEAERKIKELERSMELSNSSYQRQLAAERKKTISAQDEIRTLQEELERLTNKLKEKERELDAKNIYSNRMMKPSQRKDIDNGTKRKVPSRNSTKAVQTKDRLSSPDFPTPPPAVTDANEYSEEAPDEYLSFKGLDRVDRQAETEDRHQKWEQQKMRDREKERDKELVKEKEQEKEEKQQLNQELNVLKEKTKRLRDGWEKEKEEEDRKRTSSLLNQEEENNRKCGHVQEEVERWNQEALANRQAAEEARRKKEQLLAKMREIDRHNHGAQDTMFAESSPSESNKGASDHSSPRPPEQRDHNSSIFKLTKSEDSVSVRTDAGSREGGRRRSGNEGGAVTTGLGRRAPRSQISGDDLAFGSYAPSFGNSASRGSSGFPPPPPIEDGDSALEAIGVFSLRGVEMEKEKETERGVGNDRKSSLMQQLFGALATPAGDGVSTSNKMEVLNSPPTTNGVRSRREGLLSFNSGSFTPPASSINTLHIADSRPAIRAITSFDDDIEELTL
- the fam167ab gene encoding protein FAM167A translates to MMNAPSGPQIMVDRACVQEEAECGEDVDLSTDDHLMNLKALTEKLRLETRRPSYLEWKARLEAESSRESGTGKGPIQVELEGKVISPKETVVNSDVIQCKLPSGVLKGFGNIDEALSWLRRELTDMRLQDQQLARQLMRLRNDINKLKIEQTCHLHRRMLNNATFGLEERDELSDLLCECPVTPGLGLSAPLRLIGVTKMNINSRRFSLC